DNA sequence from the Cellulophaga sp. HaHaR_3_176 genome:
TTCCTGTAAATTCGCCAAACGCAGGCAATATCATTTGGTAGTTTGATTTAAAAAAACAGGCTAATTTTAATATCTGTCTCCCACTACCTTTTAATTTTATAGCGGGGTGAATATGTCCTGCGAAATTAAATAATCCTTTGCGTTCTTCAGGGTGATGTGTAAATAGAAACCCTTGTGTTACAATTTCACTAATCACCTCAATACCTAAAACTTCATATTTTAATGGTGAAATAATATCGTGGTTCCCCGCAACTAGGTATAATTTGGCTGCTGTTTTCATTACCCAATCTTCAAACAAATTCCATTCTGTATTCATAGAGGAATGAAATAAATCACCCAAAAAACAAATACTTTTAGGGTTAAATTGAGCAACAATAGCCTCTAAAAGCATAAAGTTTTTCTGGATGGCCTTTTGCGGAACGGCAGCACCGTGTTTTCTAAAATGCGATATTTTTCCAAAATGAATGTCACTAACAACAAGTGTACTTTTTTCTTCCCAAAAAAGCGCACCAGAACAATGTAGGGTAAATGTCTGATTGTTTAAAACTATGGATTCTGTCATTCAATACAAAAATAAGAAAAAGCCAAGTAGTTTTACTTTTTAGTAAGAATCGCGGTCATGCGTTTGATACGATCTGCTAATTTTTCACTAGATAATTTTTCTCGTAATCTATCTGTAATTATAGGGAACGAAAATGGTGTTGGTTTCTGGCACGGTTTCCAAACAATCTCTTGTTGCACAATGCGTTCTAATGCCAGTCTTAAACGCCCCTCTTCCAATTGATGCTCAAAAGTTTCAGTAAAAGCCTGTTGAAAAAGTAAATTATCAGCCTCATAGTCTCTAAAAACATCAAAAAGTAATTGTGAGCTGCTTTGTAAATGCTTCATTTTTACACCCTTATTTGGATATCCTGTAAATACCATTCCACTGATTACGGCAATGTCACGAAATTTTCTACGCGCCATCTCTGTGGCATTTAAACTTTTCTGTAGGTCACTCAGCATAAAGTCTGTTGAAAATAAATCATTATCTAAAACCTGCTGTATGTCTATCTCTTGATCTGAGAGTAATTCAAATCCGTAATCATTAAAAGCCAGCGAAAAAGTTATCGGTGAAAGCAAACTTATGCGGTAGCCTAAAAGGCTTCCCATGGCTTCATGCACAAACCTACCTTCAAAGGGGTAAAAAATATGGTGGTAACCATCGCGAGTTTTAAAGGTCTCAATTAAGAATTCATTGGGTTTTGGAACAATACTTTCTTTACGTTGTTGGGTAAATACAGGCTCTAGTGCTATTAGCTCTTGGCCTATTTCTTTTTTGGTTAAATGGTTTGCCGATGCTTTGTATAGTTCTTCACGTAGTAATTCGGACATTTGAGCAGAAAAAGTGAGGCGCCCACCCATCCAACTTGGTATTTTGTTTGTTTTTTTAGTAGAATTGCGCACATGTACTTGCATGTCTTTTATCCGAATAAACTCTAGATTTCTTCCAGCAAATGTGAAAATATCTCCAGGAGATAATTTGGAAACGAAGAACTCTTCTATCGACCCGATAAAACCTCCTTTTTGATAGCGTACCGTTAAATTTGCATCGCTCACAATAGTTCCTATTTGAAAACGATGTCGCATAGCGATACCTTTATTGTTGACTTTAAATTTACCATCTTCTTCAAGGTCTACTTTTTTATATTCATCATAGGTCTGCAAGCTTTGGCTTCCTAAGACTAAAAAGTTGAGTAGCCATTGCCATTGCTCTTTTGAGAGTGCTTGGTAGCAAAAGGTTTTAATTACTTCTTGGTAAATTTCATCAGGATAAAAGCCATCAGAAATAGCGAGCGTGGTGAGGTATTGCAGTAGTACATCATAACTATTCAAATACGGAATCCGGTCTTCTACTACGGTATGTTTCACAGCTTCTTGTAAAGCAGAAGCTTCAATAAGTTCTATTGCGTGCGTAGGTAAAAAATAGATGACACTCTCTTTTCCTGGTCGGTGACCACTACGCCCAGCGCGTTGTAAAAAACGGGCTACGCCTTTAGGGCCTCCTATTTGTATCACCGTTTCTACAGGAGCAAAATCTACGCCTAAATCCAAACTAGAGGTACAGACTACGGCCTTTAAGTTTGCATTGCGGATGGCTTGTTCTACCCAAAGTCGAGTTTCTTTATTAATACTTCCATGATGCATGGCAATTTCGCCAGCAAATTCAGGATGTTTTTCTAAAATTTTTTGAAACCAGATTTCGCACTGACTCCTGGTATTGGTAAATAGTAAGGTGGTTTTACTATTGTTAATTATAGGGATAATATCTTCTAATAAATGCAAGCCTAAATGTCCGCGCCACGGAAAGGTCTCCATTTTTTTAGGGATGATGCTTTTTACCGTTATTTTCTTATTCAGTTTTGCTTTTATTAAAACTGAATTTTCAAGTGTCTTAGAATCGGTACCCAATAGCACTTCTCTTGCCTGGTCTAGATTGCCTATCGTTGCAGAGATTCCCCATATTCGAAGATCCTTGGAAACTGTTTTTAGGCGAGAAAGGGCCAATTCCATTTGCACTCCTCTTTTTGTCCCTAACAGTTCATGCCATTCATCTACCACGATGGCGGTACACCCTTTAAACAGTTTGTCGTAGCCTTTAGAAGCCAAGAGTAGCTGTAAGCTTTCGGGAGTCGTGATTAATAAGTCGGGCATTTGCTTTTTCTGAGCAGTCCGCTCTTTTGTGCTGGTGTCTCCAGTCCTAATCCCTACTGTCATCTGTGTACCTAAATCAGCAGCAACTCGTTCTGCAGATTGCCTAATCTCATCAGATAAAGCGCGTAGGGGAGTAATCCAAACAGCTTTTAAACCTTTTTTATGTTTGGTTTTATACGCCGGATTAGATTTTATGTAATTTAGAATTATAGGAAACCATAGGGCATAGGTTTTTCCGCTTCCTGTAGGAGCGTTTAACAATCCATTTTTACCCTGTAAGAAAGCCTTCCAAGTATCTTTTTGGAATTTAAATGGTTTCCAATTGTTTTCTTGAAACCAATTCTCTGCAATAGTATATAATTCGTCTCTATTCATAGTACGGTTAGGGTACTGCAATTATTCTATAGCAGCTTTACTTGTACTTGGGGATTAAGTTTTTTAAATCTTCAATAGTATTGGCATCTTCTATTTTTTTATCATGTCGCCAGCGTATAATCCTTGGAAAGCGAGTGGCAATGCCGCTTTTGTGTCTTTTTGATAAGGCGATTCCTTCAAAAGCAATTTCAAATACATGATGTGGGGTAACACTCCTTACGGGTCCAAAACGTTCAAGAGTATTCTTTTTGATCCAAGCATCTACTTTACGGAACTCAGCATCGGTAAGTCCCGAATACGCTTTTGCAAAAGTGACCAGTTCTTTTTCTCCCTCCTCATTGGTATTCCAGAGCGCAAAAGTATAATCGGTAAATAAATTACTTCTTCTTCCATGACCGCGCATGGCATATGTTAATACAGCATCAATTGTTAGTGGGTCTACTTTCCATTTCCACCAATCGCCCTTTTTCCTGCCTACTAAGTAGGGAGAATCTTTTCTTTTGAGCATTAAACCTTCGCTATGCATTTCGCGTGCCCGTTCTCTTTCTTGCGCAACCTCTTCCCAAGTGGAGCAATGTATTGTTTCTGAAATTTGAAAGGGTAGATCCTCTATAGTTGAAATAGTTTGATATAATTTTTCTAATAGCTCCCTTCGTTCTATAAAAGGAAGATGCCGAATATCATTCCCTTCCCATTCTAAAATATCATAGGCTTTGAGAATTACGGGCGTTTTTTTTAGCAATGCTTTAGAAACCGTTTTTCTTCCAATCCTAGTCTGTAAATCATTGAAAGTACCGATGATGTTATTCGCGTAGGGTAAAATTTCAGCATCAATGACGGTCCCGTTCGGAATTATACCTACCAATTTTTCTAGTTCAGGATACTTATCGGTTACTAATTCTTCTCCGCGACTCCATACAAATAATTCATCATTTCTA
Encoded proteins:
- the pdeM gene encoding ligase-associated DNA damage response endonuclease PdeM; protein product: MTESIVLNNQTFTLHCSGALFWEEKSTLVVSDIHFGKISHFRKHGAAVPQKAIQKNFMLLEAIVAQFNPKSICFLGDLFHSSMNTEWNLFEDWVMKTAAKLYLVAGNHDIISPLKYEVLGIEVISEIVTQGFLFTHHPEERKGLFNFAGHIHPAIKLKGSGRQILKLACFFKSNYQMILPAFGEFTGTFSLQPTKEHEVFVITKDEIFKIDIASSVI
- a CDS encoding ligase-associated DNA damage response DEXH box helicase — its product is MNRDELYTIAENWFQENNWKPFKFQKDTWKAFLQGKNGLLNAPTGSGKTYALWFPIILNYIKSNPAYKTKHKKGLKAVWITPLRALSDEIRQSAERVAADLGTQMTVGIRTGDTSTKERTAQKKQMPDLLITTPESLQLLLASKGYDKLFKGCTAIVVDEWHELLGTKRGVQMELALSRLKTVSKDLRIWGISATIGNLDQAREVLLGTDSKTLENSVLIKAKLNKKITVKSIIPKKMETFPWRGHLGLHLLEDIIPIINNSKTTLLFTNTRSQCEIWFQKILEKHPEFAGEIAMHHGSINKETRLWVEQAIRNANLKAVVCTSSLDLGVDFAPVETVIQIGGPKGVARFLQRAGRSGHRPGKESVIYFLPTHAIELIEASALQEAVKHTVVEDRIPYLNSYDVLLQYLTTLAISDGFYPDEIYQEVIKTFCYQALSKEQWQWLLNFLVLGSQSLQTYDEYKKVDLEEDGKFKVNNKGIAMRHRFQIGTIVSDANLTVRYQKGGFIGSIEEFFVSKLSPGDIFTFAGRNLEFIRIKDMQVHVRNSTKKTNKIPSWMGGRLTFSAQMSELLREELYKASANHLTKKEIGQELIALEPVFTQQRKESIVPKPNEFLIETFKTRDGYHHIFYPFEGRFVHEAMGSLLGYRISLLSPITFSLAFNDYGFELLSDQEIDIQQVLDNDLFSTDFMLSDLQKSLNATEMARRKFRDIAVISGMVFTGYPNKGVKMKHLQSSSQLLFDVFRDYEADNLLFQQAFTETFEHQLEEGRLRLALERIVQQEIVWKPCQKPTPFSFPIITDRLREKLSSEKLADRIKRMTAILTKK
- a CDS encoding ATP-dependent DNA ligase; protein product: MKNFASLIKTLDSTTKTNTKVAALAEYFAKASDTDKVWTIAILSHRRPPRPVNTTLLRQWASELSNIPLWLFEESYHIVGDLAETIALVIPSNPLQTDKSLTEFLEEMILLKKKPEEEKKEYLYNNWKALDYYERFVFTKLITGGFRIGVSQKLMTKALSKATEINEDILAYKLMGNWDPKTITFQELILEENENDYLSKPYPFYLAYAIENEVHDLGDVQEWSAEHKWDGIRSQTIFRNDELFVWSRGEELVTDKYPELEKLVGIIPNGTVIDAEILPYANNIIGTFNDLQTRIGRKTVSKALLKKTPVILKAYDILEWEGNDIRHLPFIERRELLEKLYQTISTIEDLPFQISETIHCSTWEEVAQERERAREMHSEGLMLKRKDSPYLVGRKKGDWWKWKVDPLTIDAVLTYAMRGHGRRSNLFTDYTFALWNTNEEGEKELVTFAKAYSGLTDAEFRKVDAWIKKNTLERFGPVRSVTPHHVFEIAFEGIALSKRHKSGIATRFPRIIRWRHDKKIEDANTIEDLKNLIPKYK